From Micromonospora sp. NBC_01699, a single genomic window includes:
- a CDS encoding methylmalonyl-CoA mutase subunit beta produces MTRLPAELSLAADFAPATLAQWQELALAVLRKSGAADENTHPDAVTGLLGRTTYDGIRVAPLYTGADAAPEAGLPGLPPFTRGGQPTRPVGSGWDIRQRHADPDPVATNEAILADLENGGSSIWLALEPGGLDPAAFPAALDGVYLDLVGLILDAGPATERAAAALFALATGSGVAAAQLTGNLGADPLGWQARTGENADLRSATVLAGRCATEYPGLRAVTVDATVFHDAGGSDAEELGCSVAAGVAYLRALTDAGLDPAAALGQLEFRYAATADQFSTIAKLRAARRVWARVAQVCGAPTAGAQRQHAVTSAAMMTSRDPWVNMLRTTLACFAAGVGGADAVTVQPFDTRLGLPDGFSRRIARNTQSLLLAEANVGRVVDPAGGSWYVERLTEDLARAAWAWFTEIERAGGLAAALGSGLVADRLARTWDRRAKNLAHRRDPITGVSEFPLLEERLPVRRAAPAPPSGGLPRHRYAELFEDLRDRAEAHAATTGTVPSVFLATLGPVAAHTGRASFAANLFAAGGIATTRSGPATDADEIAAAFTASGATVACLCGTDKTYAALAGPVAVALAAAGARRVWLAGPPGGWDGVDSYLFAGCDAVEVLETTLRDLGVDR; encoded by the coding sequence ATGACCCGGTTACCAGCAGAGCTGAGCCTGGCCGCTGATTTCGCACCCGCGACGCTGGCCCAGTGGCAGGAGTTGGCGCTCGCCGTACTGCGCAAGAGCGGGGCAGCCGACGAGAACACTCATCCCGACGCGGTCACCGGGTTGCTGGGCCGCACGACCTACGACGGCATCCGGGTGGCGCCGTTGTACACCGGCGCCGACGCCGCACCCGAGGCCGGACTGCCCGGCCTGCCGCCGTTCACCCGCGGCGGGCAGCCGACCAGGCCGGTCGGCTCGGGTTGGGACATCCGACAGCGTCACGCGGATCCTGATCCGGTGGCCACCAACGAGGCGATCCTCGCCGACCTGGAAAACGGCGGCAGCTCGATCTGGTTGGCCCTGGAGCCCGGCGGCCTGGATCCGGCGGCGTTTCCGGCAGCCCTCGACGGGGTCTACCTCGACCTGGTCGGACTGATACTGGACGCCGGTCCGGCGACCGAACGCGCGGCGGCGGCCCTGTTCGCGCTCGCCACCGGGTCCGGTGTCGCGGCCGCCCAACTCACCGGCAACCTGGGTGCCGACCCGCTGGGCTGGCAGGCCCGCACCGGCGAGAACGCCGACCTGCGAAGCGCGACGGTGCTTGCCGGCCGGTGCGCGACGGAGTACCCCGGCCTGCGGGCGGTCACCGTGGACGCAACCGTCTTCCACGACGCCGGGGGTAGTGACGCCGAGGAACTGGGGTGCTCGGTCGCGGCCGGGGTCGCGTACCTGCGGGCGCTGACCGATGCGGGTCTCGACCCCGCCGCCGCCCTGGGTCAACTGGAGTTCCGGTACGCGGCGACAGCGGACCAGTTCTCGACCATCGCGAAGCTGCGCGCGGCCCGCCGGGTGTGGGCCCGGGTGGCGCAGGTGTGCGGGGCACCGACCGCGGGTGCCCAGCGTCAGCACGCGGTGACGTCGGCGGCGATGATGACCAGCCGCGACCCGTGGGTGAACATGCTTCGTACCACCCTCGCCTGTTTCGCCGCCGGGGTCGGTGGCGCGGATGCGGTGACCGTGCAGCCGTTCGACACCCGGCTCGGACTCCCGGACGGGTTCAGCCGCCGGATCGCCCGTAACACGCAGTCGCTGTTGCTCGCGGAGGCGAATGTCGGTCGGGTGGTCGATCCGGCCGGTGGTTCCTGGTATGTCGAGCGACTCACCGAGGACCTCGCCCGGGCCGCCTGGGCGTGGTTCACCGAGATCGAGCGGGCCGGCGGCCTCGCTGCCGCTCTGGGCAGCGGGTTGGTCGCCGACCGGCTCGCCCGTACCTGGGACCGGCGGGCGAAGAACCTCGCCCACCGACGGGATCCGATCACCGGCGTGAGCGAGTTCCCGCTCCTGGAGGAGCGCCTGCCGGTTCGTCGCGCGGCACCGGCGCCGCCCTCGGGTGGGTTGCCCCGGCATCGTTACGCGGAGCTGTTCGAGGATCTGCGGGACCGGGCCGAGGCGCACGCCGCGACCACCGGCACCGTCCCGAGCGTGTTCCTGGCGACGTTGGGCCCGGTGGCGGCGCACACGGGTCGGGCGTCGTTCGCGGCGAACCTGTTCGCCGCCGGTGGGATCGCCACGACACGCAGCGGCCCCGCAACGGACGCGGACGAGATCGCCGCCGCGTTCACCGCCAGCGGCGCCACGGTCGCATGCCTGTGTGGAACGGACAAGACGTACGCCGCCCTGGCCGGTCCGGTCGCGGTCGCGTTGGCGGCGGCGGGGGCACGGCGGGTGTGGTTGGCGGGTCCGCCCGGCGGGTGGGACGGGGTGGACTCGTACCTGTTCGCCGGTTGTGACGCGGTCGAGGTTCTCGAAACGACGCTACGTGACCTGGGGGTGGATCGATGA
- a CDS encoding carbonic anhydrase produces MSQQIVSRRSLLAAGGLTAAGAAGVLGLAAPASAHQAEPPAPTPTTALSRLVAGNKRFYKGNSRHPHQSLRDLHELAAGQHPFAITLGCADSRVAPEVLFDQGLGDLFDNRVAGNIVDDLLLGSIEFAIEEFGVPLIVVLGHERCGAISATIDAIEHGGEAPGHIGTIVEALRPIIEPLVGGPGDVVEAAVQANVLAQVQNLLDQSEIVREKVHAGALGIVGARYDLDNGKVTLLG; encoded by the coding sequence TTGTCTCAGCAGATCGTGTCCCGTCGCTCGCTGCTCGCCGCCGGTGGCCTCACCGCCGCCGGCGCGGCCGGCGTGCTCGGGCTCGCCGCCCCGGCCTCGGCCCACCAGGCCGAGCCGCCCGCACCCACCCCCACCACCGCTCTCAGCCGGCTCGTCGCCGGCAACAAGCGCTTCTACAAGGGCAACTCCCGGCACCCGCACCAGTCCCTGCGGGACCTGCACGAGTTGGCCGCCGGACAGCACCCGTTCGCGATCACGCTGGGCTGCGCCGACTCCCGGGTCGCCCCGGAGGTCCTGTTCGACCAGGGCCTCGGTGACCTGTTCGACAACCGGGTCGCCGGCAACATCGTGGACGACCTGCTGCTCGGCAGCATCGAGTTCGCAATCGAGGAGTTCGGGGTGCCGCTGATCGTGGTCCTCGGCCACGAGCGGTGCGGCGCCATCTCCGCCACCATCGACGCGATCGAGCACGGTGGCGAGGCCCCCGGCCACATCGGCACCATCGTCGAGGCCCTGCGTCCGATCATCGAGCCGCTGGTCGGCGGCCCCGGCGACGTGGTCGAGGCCGCCGTACAGGCGAACGTGCTCGCCCAGGTGCAGAACCTGCTCGACCAGAGCGAGATCGTCCGGGAAAAGGTCCACGCGGGCGCCCTCGGCATCGTCGGGGCCCGCTACGACCTCGACAACGGCAAGGTCACCCTGCTCGGCTAG
- a CDS encoding extracellular catalytic domain type 2 short-chain-length polyhydroxyalkanoate depolymerase produces MRFLARTVTAAAAALSLLVPGAAPARAAATPYTKTPVAGSLGTYQVSGVYVAGVSSGGYLATQLQVAYSSRIKGAAVFAAGPYYCAQNNVSQALYGCADNSLPTYLGNLQTYTRTWAAYGWVDPVSRLSGQPVYVYHGNNDTAIKKSVTDDLVRYYQHFGASVQYDSGSSAGHAWVTPYGTGACTATVSPFLNDCGTDPQNAFLRKLLGSVSAPNTGPLGGTLTSFNQNTFAVNGVAAGLSMGGTGFAYVPSTCASGQSCKLLVALHGCQQGYNTVGTAFVDRANLNQYADTNRLIVLYPQATASAVNPNGCWDWWGYLGSTAYPIKGGPQLETVMNMVRRLGG; encoded by the coding sequence ATGAGGTTCCTCGCACGCACCGTCACCGCCGCCGCCGCGGCCCTGTCACTGCTCGTCCCCGGTGCCGCCCCCGCCCGGGCCGCCGCCACCCCGTACACGAAGACGCCGGTCGCCGGCTCGCTCGGCACGTACCAGGTGTCCGGGGTGTACGTCGCCGGCGTCTCGTCCGGCGGCTACCTGGCGACCCAGTTGCAGGTCGCCTACTCCAGCCGGATCAAGGGCGCGGCGGTTTTCGCCGCCGGGCCGTACTACTGCGCCCAGAACAACGTCAGCCAGGCCCTGTACGGATGCGCCGACAACAGCCTGCCGACGTACCTGGGGAACCTTCAGACGTACACCCGCACCTGGGCCGCCTATGGCTGGGTCGACCCGGTCAGTCGGCTGTCGGGTCAACCGGTGTACGTCTACCACGGCAACAACGACACGGCGATCAAGAAGTCGGTCACCGACGACCTGGTCCGTTACTACCAGCACTTCGGCGCCAGCGTGCAGTACGACAGCGGCTCGTCCGCCGGCCACGCCTGGGTGACGCCGTACGGCACGGGTGCCTGCACCGCGACCGTGTCGCCGTTCCTCAACGACTGCGGTACGGACCCGCAGAACGCCTTCCTGCGCAAACTGCTCGGTTCGGTCAGCGCGCCGAACACCGGCCCGCTGGGCGGCACCCTGACCAGCTTCAACCAGAACACGTTCGCGGTGAACGGGGTCGCGGCCGGTCTGAGCATGGGTGGCACCGGGTTCGCGTACGTGCCGTCGACCTGCGCGTCCGGGCAGTCCTGCAAGCTGCTGGTCGCGCTGCACGGCTGCCAGCAGGGCTACAACACCGTCGGTACGGCCTTCGTGGACCGGGCCAACCTCAACCAGTACGCCGACACCAACCGGCTGATAGTGCTCTATCCGCAGGCCACCGCCTCGGCGGTGAACCCGAACGGGTGCTGGGACTGGTGGGGCTACCTGGGCAGCACCGCGTACCCGATCAAGGGCGGACCGCAGTTGGAGACCGTGATGAACATGGTGCGCCGGCTCGGCGGCTGA
- the scpA gene encoding methylmalonyl-CoA mutase gives MIPDFSDLELGTPEPTAESGGWGAGVRDRTGADPEAVAWETPEGITVPPLYTADDVAGLDFLNAYPGIAPYLRGPYPTMYTTQPWTIRQYAGFSTAQQSNAFYRRNLAAGQKGLSVAFDLPTHRGYDSDHSRVIGDVGMAGVAIDSILDMRELFDGIPLDRMSVSMTMNGAVLPVLALYIVAAEEQGVAPEQLSGTIQNDILKEFMVRNTYIYPPGPSMRIISDIFAYTSTRMPRFNSISISGYHIQEAGATADLELAYTLADGIEYLRAGQAAGLDIDAFAPRLSFFWGIGMNFFMEVAKLRAARLLWAKLVRQFEPKNPKSLSLRAHSQTSGWSLTAQDVYNNVVRTCVEAMAATQGHTQSLHTNALDEALALPTDFSARIARNTQLLLTQESGTTSVIDPWGGSHYIERLTHDLATRAWTHIQEIEAAGGMAAAIDAGLPKLRIEEAAARTQARIDSGRQPVIGVNIHRADADEPIDVLRVDNSAVRTEQVDKLGRLRADRDPEVWAAALDALRTAAAAGPAGRGDLSRNLLALAVDAARARATVGEISKALEDVYGRHTAQIRTITGVYRNEAGNNTTIEQARAATAAFADAEGRQPRILVAKMGQDGHDRGQKVIATAFADLGFDVDVGPLFQTPAEVARQAVEADVHIVGVNSLAAGHLTLVPALRDELTALGRPDVMIIVGGVIPEQDFDTLRAAGASAIFPPGTVIPTAALDLLTQLTKQLGHPTAG, from the coding sequence ATGATCCCGGACTTCTCCGACCTGGAACTCGGCACCCCGGAGCCAACCGCCGAGTCGGGCGGTTGGGGCGCCGGGGTACGTGACCGGACCGGCGCCGATCCGGAGGCCGTGGCCTGGGAGACCCCGGAGGGGATCACCGTCCCCCCGCTGTACACCGCCGACGACGTGGCCGGCCTGGACTTCCTGAACGCGTATCCGGGAATCGCCCCGTACCTGCGGGGTCCCTACCCGACGATGTACACCACCCAGCCGTGGACGATCCGTCAGTACGCCGGGTTCTCCACCGCGCAGCAGTCGAACGCGTTCTACCGGCGGAACCTGGCGGCGGGGCAGAAGGGGTTGTCGGTGGCGTTCGACCTGCCGACGCACCGGGGATACGACTCCGACCACTCCAGGGTGATCGGCGACGTGGGAATGGCCGGGGTGGCGATCGACTCGATCCTGGACATGCGGGAGTTGTTCGACGGGATCCCGTTGGACCGGATGAGCGTGTCGATGACCATGAACGGCGCGGTCCTGCCCGTCCTCGCGTTGTACATCGTCGCCGCCGAGGAACAGGGCGTGGCACCGGAGCAACTGTCCGGGACGATTCAGAACGACATCCTGAAAGAGTTCATGGTCCGCAACACCTACATCTACCCACCCGGACCGTCGATGCGGATCATCTCCGACATCTTCGCCTACACCTCGACCCGGATGCCCCGGTTCAACTCGATCTCGATCTCCGGCTACCACATCCAGGAAGCCGGCGCGACCGCCGACCTCGAACTCGCCTACACCCTCGCCGACGGCATCGAGTACCTCCGCGCCGGCCAAGCCGCCGGCCTCGACATCGACGCGTTCGCCCCGAGACTGTCGTTCTTCTGGGGTATCGGCATGAACTTCTTCATGGAGGTCGCGAAGCTCCGCGCCGCCCGCCTCCTCTGGGCCAAACTCGTCCGCCAGTTCGAGCCGAAGAACCCGAAGTCGTTGTCCCTGCGGGCCCACTCCCAGACGTCGGGGTGGTCCCTGACCGCCCAGGACGTGTACAACAACGTCGTCCGCACCTGCGTCGAAGCGATGGCCGCCACCCAGGGCCACACCCAGTCCCTGCACACCAACGCCCTCGACGAAGCCCTCGCCCTACCCACCGACTTCTCCGCCCGGATCGCCCGCAACACCCAACTCCTCCTCACCCAGGAATCCGGCACCACGAGTGTCATCGACCCCTGGGGCGGCAGCCACTACATCGAACGCCTCACCCACGACCTCGCCACCCGCGCCTGGACCCACATCCAGGAGATCGAGGCCGCGGGCGGGATGGCCGCCGCGATCGATGCCGGCCTGCCCAAGCTGCGGATCGAGGAGGCGGCGGCCCGCACCCAGGCCAGAATCGACTCCGGCCGGCAACCTGTGATCGGCGTCAACATCCATCGCGCCGACGCTGACGAGCCCATCGACGTCCTGCGGGTCGACAACAGCGCCGTCCGCACCGAACAGGTCGACAAGCTCGGCCGACTGCGCGCCGACCGGGACCCCGAGGTGTGGGCTGCCGCCCTCGACGCCCTGCGTACGGCCGCTGCCGCCGGACCGGCCGGACGCGGCGACCTGAGCCGCAACCTGCTCGCCCTGGCCGTGGACGCCGCCCGCGCGAGAGCCACCGTCGGGGAGATCAGCAAAGCCCTCGAAGATGTCTACGGCCGGCACACCGCGCAGATCCGTACGATCACAGGTGTGTACCGGAACGAGGCCGGCAACAACACCACCATCGAACAGGCCAGGGCCGCCACCGCCGCGTTCGCGGACGCCGAGGGGCGCCAACCCCGAATCCTGGTCGCCAAGATGGGTCAGGACGGCCATGACCGGGGGCAGAAGGTGATCGCGACCGCCTTCGCCGACCTCGGCTTCGACGTCGACGTCGGCCCGCTGTTCCAGACTCCGGCCGAGGTAGCCCGCCAGGCCGTCGAGGCCGACGTCCACATCGTCGGCGTCAACTCCCTCGCCGCCGGCCACCTCACCCTCGTACCGGCGCTGCGCGAC
- a CDS encoding esterase-like activity of phytase family protein: MTATARRLGLGLGIGALTLAVLGAPTAAANLIGADRTEVNLTGQGGPAKPFRQATLTNFAALPALSFVPASEPSGSLLGTAPVNGVVAPFADQPVQGFSGVQRNADGTFDVLTDNGFGNKANSADFVLRIQRVAPSFDTGSVDVLGGLNLTDPNGLVPFPLTRPDRVLTGSDFDIESMVKTKDGSYWIGDEFGPYLLHFDRAGRLVQAPVPLPGVRAPENPAGQPNLAGSKGFEGMALSPDGRSLYPLLEGTVAGDPAGALRLYRFDLVTGQYAADWWTYQLDSPSNAIGDAISVDNNRMLIIERDNGEGAAALSKKIYLIDRRDRDRDGKVDKTLVADLLNINNPHNIGGFGPVFRFPFTTIEGLVILDDRTLGVLNDNNFPSSNGRTPGQPDNNEFITIRLSANLDADKRVLP, from the coding sequence ATGACAGCTACCGCTCGACGGCTCGGGCTAGGCCTCGGTATCGGCGCGTTGACGCTCGCCGTACTCGGCGCGCCCACCGCCGCGGCCAACCTCATCGGGGCCGACCGCACCGAGGTCAACCTCACCGGGCAGGGTGGGCCGGCGAAGCCGTTCCGCCAGGCCACTCTCACCAACTTCGCCGCACTGCCGGCCCTGTCCTTCGTTCCCGCCAGCGAGCCGTCCGGGTCGCTGCTCGGCACCGCCCCGGTCAACGGGGTCGTCGCGCCCTTCGCCGACCAGCCGGTGCAGGGCTTCAGCGGCGTGCAGCGCAACGCCGACGGCACCTTCGACGTGCTCACCGACAACGGCTTCGGCAACAAGGCCAACAGCGCCGACTTCGTCCTGCGGATCCAGCGGGTCGCGCCGAGCTTCGACACCGGGTCGGTCGACGTGCTCGGCGGCCTGAACCTGACCGACCCGAACGGGCTGGTGCCGTTCCCGCTGACCCGTCCGGACCGGGTGCTCACCGGTTCCGACTTCGACATCGAGTCGATGGTCAAGACCAAGGACGGCTCGTACTGGATCGGTGACGAGTTCGGCCCGTACCTGCTGCACTTCGACCGGGCCGGTCGGCTGGTGCAGGCACCGGTGCCGCTGCCCGGCGTACGGGCTCCGGAGAACCCGGCCGGCCAGCCGAACCTGGCCGGCAGCAAGGGCTTCGAGGGCATGGCGCTCTCCCCGGACGGTCGTTCGCTCTACCCGCTGCTGGAGGGCACCGTCGCCGGCGACCCGGCGGGCGCGTTGCGGCTGTACCGGTTCGACCTGGTCACCGGCCAGTACGCGGCGGACTGGTGGACCTACCAGCTCGACTCGCCGAGCAACGCGATCGGTGACGCGATCAGCGTCGACAACAACCGGATGCTGATCATCGAGCGGGACAACGGCGAGGGTGCCGCCGCCCTCTCCAAGAAGATCTACCTGATCGACCGGCGGGACCGGGACCGGGACGGCAAGGTCGACAAGACCCTGGTCGCCGACCTGCTCAACATCAACAACCCGCACAACATCGGCGGCTTCGGGCCGGTGTTCCGGTTCCCGTTCACCACCATCGAGGGCCTGGTCATCCTGGACGACCGGACGCTCGGCGTACTCAACGACAACAACTTCCCGTCGTCGAACGGGCGTACCCCGGGCCAGCCGGACAACAACGAGTTCATCACCATCCGGCTGAGCGCGAACCTCGACGCGGACAAGCGCGTACTGCCGTAA
- a CDS encoding alpha/beta hydrolase, which produces MSSSPADRSSADTIVLIHGLWMTPRSWEQWVDHYSRAGFRVLAPAWPGMDGEVEQLRRDPSPIAKLNVTRIVDHYDRIIRDLDRPPIIMGHSFGGAFTQMLADRGLGAAAVAIDSAPVKGVLRVPLSSLRVALPILRSFANRRRAVPLTPEQFHYAFTNTMSREESDRIYGRYHVPAAGGVLWESALANLNPRSAIRVNFANSDRAPLLFVAGGADHVVPVSQNKQNAGRYRRSRAITGYHELPGRTHFTLGQPGWQAVADYALEWAVEATAPHKPEYHRQPAPVAGR; this is translated from the coding sequence ATGAGCAGCAGTCCCGCCGATCGCAGCTCGGCCGACACCATCGTCCTGATCCACGGCCTGTGGATGACGCCGCGTAGCTGGGAGCAGTGGGTCGACCACTACTCCCGCGCGGGCTTCCGGGTGCTCGCGCCCGCCTGGCCAGGGATGGACGGGGAGGTCGAGCAACTTCGGCGGGATCCGTCGCCGATCGCGAAACTCAACGTCACCCGAATCGTCGACCACTACGACCGGATCATCCGGGACCTGGATCGGCCGCCGATCATCATGGGGCACTCCTTCGGCGGGGCGTTCACCCAGATGCTGGCCGACCGCGGCCTCGGTGCCGCCGCGGTGGCGATCGACTCGGCCCCGGTCAAGGGGGTGTTGCGGGTGCCGCTCTCCAGCCTGCGGGTGGCGTTGCCGATCCTGCGCAGTTTCGCCAACCGGCGCAGGGCGGTGCCGCTGACCCCGGAGCAGTTCCACTACGCCTTCACCAACACGATGAGCCGGGAGGAGTCCGATCGGATCTACGGGCGCTACCACGTGCCCGCCGCCGGGGGAGTGCTCTGGGAGAGCGCGTTGGCCAACCTGAACCCGCGGTCCGCGATCCGGGTCAACTTCGCCAACAGCGACCGGGCGCCGCTGCTGTTCGTCGCCGGCGGCGCCGACCACGTCGTGCCGGTGTCACAGAACAAGCAGAACGCCGGCCGCTACCGCCGGTCCCGGGCGATCACCGGTTACCACGAGCTTCCCGGCCGGACCCACTTCACGCTCGGGCAGCCGGGTTGGCAGGCGGTGGCCGACTACGCGCTCGAATGGGCGGTCGAGGCCACCGCGCCACACAAGCCGGAGTACCACCGGCAGCCGGCACCGGTGGCCGGCCGGTAG